Genomic DNA from Anthonomus grandis grandis chromosome 2, icAntGran1.3, whole genome shotgun sequence:
ttatagttttctctggtggaggttatcttcaaattggtaaaatcaACTAACTTTTGTATTATCTCATTAGAAATTAGTAGACTCCAAGCATCTACAGGCTCACAAGGAAGATTCTTACGAGCAGGGCCAATAAGGCCAGGCAAGATAGTAACCAAATTATGAGCAGGGGTCCTACCTCTAATACCTGCTGTTTTTGACCATTTGGTATTGTCTTTCCCATACCAACTGTTCCTGATGGGCAACTCTTCTTCTTCCGAATCGGAGTTTTCTTGCACTGTTTCGGAATTGTGGTCGCTCAGTTAGTCCTCTTCTTTCTCGTCACTCTCTTCAGCCAATCTTTCTAGTTCCTCTAACACAGCTTCTCTGTTTGGAACACCAACGGATACACTTTTCTTACTCGGGCTCATTTGGTTTGAGTCTTCCATACTTTCCCAAAAGTcttcagactctaaaatattttttaacgcaTCTTCTGACAATGCCCTAGAACTGGACGTCATTGCGTTGCATTTACTAAAAGatagtaaaaaaacacattttatatctattaaCTTATACCTTATGGCCACTAGTACCTATTCTTGTGAAATAGATAAATACCttacaaaaaataacaacaaaataaatactttcCAACCAATAAGCAGTTATTAACTTGTCGCGTATTTACTACTGATGGGTCCAGTAAACACTGGACTTCGAACCTCGCCGACACGAGCGAATACTGAAGTATGAATCTATGCCGGCGAAATCACGCGTATGGTATTGCGGAGGAGTACCGAGACAGTGAGTATCCAATGttgccaaacttaaaaaatatatcaggaCCCATCAGTAGTAGCTACGGGTTAAGTACAATAGCTACAAGTTtctaatacaaaaaaagatattagaGGATTTGTTACCACGTTATATTACACGAAAATTTTAGTTTGTACGTAGCATAACATATTGAAACCATCTTAACAGCTGACATTCAGGAACCATCTTATAAAAAGGGAGTGCTGAGCGCAACTCGCGACATCTGGGAGCGCACGTAGAAACTTAGCGAACAATGGTCTAATATGTAAGGATCCCTCGCCGCTAGAATGGCAATGCAAgtctgaatattggcgcgacttttaaatcaataaagtGTAAATAGGTGTTTCTAATAGTCTTAAGTCATTGTGTTTAGGTAGtgattatttatgtaataaattagtTAACCATTTTTGTGCAGCAAGTATTTTAATCACACGCAACTGAACGAACCATACGAAAAAATCtacaatattaaagaaattacttagaaaacttacattttcatatttaatattacagattataaactatataaatatttactttaatagagttaattattaaaacttagaCACTTGATGTTGCTTATTATGTTTCCATTTAGTTCATATATCACttgtaaaattaatatgttGTAGTAAAATAGTTgtagtttataaatatattcattCTAAATTTCTTCTCAAGAACCATTTTCCTTTTTGTATTTCAAACCTGATCCACTGcctaaattattgttaaatattaaattagcaCACGTACCTACAATGATACCTTAACCCTAAGAAAGacatgcaataaataaataaaaaaagcaacaaatacCTTAAAAGCCAGGACTATAGCGGGTTACTAAAGCTTATTTACAAATTGTCAAAGTCGACCCAAGAGGCTTTCGCTTTGGCGCCCTCTACACCTCTATCTTGTCTGAACAACTCTACCGAACTGCCCTGCGCAACCCCTAAATCGTTACTCTCGAAACTGTTAATCAATTGATGGTTAGTTGGTTCGAAACAGGGTGACTTTTCGTAGATGTTTTGCTGGAAAACCTCATCTGGACGTTTGTTAAAAATACTATCGTCCATACGTAAGAAATTCGGATCTAAATTTGGATAATAATGCGGCCTCTGATTAAAGAAATTCGAGGAAACATTACTGGAAGCACCAGAGTACATATTTCTATCAAAAGCAGAACTGTTAATCCAGCTCTCAGTGTTAAGTTCCTTCATTTGGTGCTCCCTAGTGTCGCTATACAGCTTTTCCTCGCGTACGTTTAGCATGCTACTAAACCGCTTTTTAATCTCCTGCTCTAAGATAGCTTCgtaattttgcaataaaattacgTCGGGTAAATAGTGGGCTGACATAGATTCCAACGGTCTTAAAGAATCTATGCAAGGACGCCCTCTTTGTAAGCTACCGAAATAAGGGTTACTCACGGGCAGTTGTAGAGTGTGTTGGGGTAAGTGCCAGGGGTTGGCGGTGCTAGGATGGTTAAGCGGTGGTCGTCTAAAATGCAAAAGTGAGTGATGGTGGTGTGTAAGTGAGGTGCTCATGTATGggtgggttttttttttaagccacCAAGTAGTATTAATGAGTTTAGAGTGTGCACTTGTGTTAATTTTACAACATATAAATTTGTCATGAAGAGGGAAAACCTGGgatcaaatatctaaaaaaaattattgattgaaTACAAAGGAGAATATTTGTAAGCACTGTTTAAGATTTTcgaatttatttacaataccTTTACTATTTCTTTTTATTCGTAAAATGCACTTATATTGCATTAATtcttattatagttttttagttGGGTTTTAACTACCTCTACCCTACTAATTTagttcattttttatttgattttatatgttatctaaaatattaaacatccatttattattaatttttattatggatTCTCTTCTTCTTAATATTGCTTTATCTTCAAATCTTTATATGGTATTTTTGTACgtttttaaaatcatatattttatagaCTTTTTTCTTCTCTATCGCTCTTCCTATTCGctagttttagtttttaaatatgtcGTCTTTATTAGTTAATTATCTGTTATTTTCCTATTCTTACTAGCactcctttatttttattattggtaGCCATTCtgcatatttttcaattatattatttatttttttttacgttaccttaaaacttttatgttccatatttgatattattttcgaTCCTAATTCAATTCAGATACTGTAAAAATTACagtttaaatacaaatacattatTACAAGAAggataaagagaaaaaatatagtAGGATAGAGAGGTGAAAatggaaagtaaaaaaaatctagacAAAATTTGGAGAGttggcaaaaaaacaaaaacaggaAAGAAACTACTAAAAATTCGAAGAAAAAaggcaaataatatttaaaaatatgtcaatattagtgtacaatatattttattttatttttttaaatttaaattccttAACAACAAATATTCGAATGCCCCTTTTAGTctcatttattacttttttttaagacgaaataataaacttttttttattgattcataTTTGTTGTTATTTGTATCGCTTTTTCATCAAACTAACATTTTCTCAAGATTTTAACTTTCTGCTGTCTTCTAGGAattgaaaatcaatattttgaggtaaacaatattacacaaataaaatgtaaaaataaggCCTCAAAGGTAGGCGTAGTTAAGAGTTAAATAGTTCCTTCATGAAAAATCATTAGCAAGTATAAAAACATTacatgaaattataaattaacaaagaaaaaaactaaataaagcaATGAAGTTATTTCTGAACAACGTATTAGGTCAGAAatgctaaattaataaaaaggacataaagatttataaataaacgaatattaatttaagaatagCGCGTATTATAtcaagaatgaaatatttttggtattggtaataaggaataattattttttgtcatattataaatttattgctattgccgttaattttttgaaaacttaacAAAATCGCTTGCAACATTAatcgaatttacaaaaaaatatttattacctttcttcctttttctaattttccttCTCTTGGTATGTTTCCAGAAGCTTCTATACTTTTACTGGAAAATCACtgttctaatttttaattcttttattttctattattaaaaatatgattcCCCTTAACTCTGATATCatctttttgatattttctttaGTCTTTATTAccgttttttatattttttttatggtcatttttattttattggtaccAGCTAGACTACCAAAAAgtagatttttataattttttcctcctatcataactatttttcttaattatgtattctttaattatctatttttatattGGGAGTATTCGCCTTGACCCTCATAATCCTAATAAGTAGTTAGGTAGTTTAGGTTTAGTTAGGTAAGTTATAATAAGTCCTCTTGgtagtttctaaaattctagGTAGTTAGTATTTGCTAGTTAGTTATTGCTAGGTAGCCGTGTATAAATTTCTCCAGAATTTTGTCATATTTCAGGCAACTCAGGTCATTATTCATCAGATTCAAGCATTTGAATcaagaatttaatttccttattcCATGTAGTTGAATTATAAGATCATTATGGAATCTCCAGAAATTAAATCGttaattaatagaattttttggattttttcactGTTAAGTTCTATTTCGATTAAATATAACCTATAGATAAGTTTTCCCATAACTTTCACAAATTTTATGCAATTGAATCCATTCTTCATgaaattccaggtagttgaatcATGAATTTAATTTGCATATTCTAGACAGTTTAGTCATAATGTCCTTAGAAGTTCATAGAAGTTTATAGAAGTTCCAGAGATAAagtggtcaattttttgattttttctatagTTAATTCCTATTAgtacattttctattaaatCCCAGGTAGTTGAACCATGGATAAATTGGCCTAAAATTTTATcaagttttttcaatataattaaaaatattaatcggGTTACAATTACCACAGTACTTTCATTGATATTTTCATAGTGATTTCAATATTGTAACCaataaattgtagaaaaatTTTACTGGCTCCCACACTAccaattgaatttttcttcTGTATTATCTACAGCTTGTGTAGATTCTAGTTATATGATAGTTCTAGTTGGTATTATCACATCACAGCTGAATTTACTCCTTATTACTTCATCCATTATCATAGTCATGTcactacaaaattttattataatagacGAGTTATGACATCTTAGTGCCCTAGTTGCaatattgcatataaattaagttaaaaagtccaaaattattgaaaaaaactttcTATTGATTGCCCAGGTTTTAACTCATCAAGCTAGTGTGACATGTAAGCGTAGTTGTGCAGCATAGAAAAAAAACTGCTAAAGTGAAACTTACAATGTGTAAAGCATAGAATTTCTCATGCTGCAAACGAAGAAGTGAATGAGACATTTAATGacattaaagaaatatatatattaaacataTTACGGGATTCTATGACTTACCGATTCTGagcaatttttcttaaagtaTCCGGTACCCGAATTAACTTATCTAAAGTTTTTACAATGGACTGGAATGTTGGCCGGTGGGTCCGCTCCTTCTGCCAACAGTCCAACATCAGTTGGTAGATGGCTTCTGGACAGTCCATCGGCGCGGGAAGCCTAAGTTTGACGTTAGAAACATATCCAAGAAgagattttttctaaaaacttaccTATATCCTTTTTCTATACTTTTTATCACGTCCTGGTTCGACCAGTTCCAATAGGGCCTCTCCCCATAAGACATAACCTCCCAGCACACGATTCCCATCGACCACACGTCACTTGCCGAGGTGAATTTACGGAAAGCTATCGCTTCTGGAGCAGTCCACCTTACCGGAATCTTACCACCCTGAATACAGGATAActttgtaaaataaaacaaattgtaaaataatagcAATACTTACTCTGGTGGTATATGCTCCTTCTGTTGCACTTTCAATTTCCCTACTTAGGCCGAAGTCGGCTATCTTACACACTAATTCAGAATTAACTAAGACATTTCTGGCGGCCAGATCGCGATGGACGTAATTCATCTCGCTGAGGTATTGCATACCAGCCGCTATGCCTCTGAGCATACCCACTAGCTGTATCACTTTGAATTTACCATCGTTTGcctatagagaaaaaaaattgaaacgatcaGTTAAATTGTACAGTTGAAGCAAAAAGAATCATTCAATGGGTGAAATTTTGCAACCATAGATAAGTACTATAATGAATATAATTATGACAGGTTCAGATTCCATGTTCCCAAGTTTCTGGCGACTTATGACAGTTATGACACGACATGTACCAGGTACTTACCCTCAAGAAGGTGTCCAAAGATCCATTCTCCATATATTCGGTGATGATCATGACGGGGTTGGACTTGGTGACTACGCCCTGTAAAAAGATGACGTTGGGATGTTCGAATTGGCCCATGATGGATGCCTCGGTTAAAAAGTCGTTTCTGCTCTTATCCAACGAGCCGGCCTTCAACGTTTTGATGGCCACGTCGATTTCCGCCCCGTTCATTTTCAATTTACCCTTGCACACGTCCCCGAACTCCCCGCCACCTTGAAAATAACACCctgatgaatttaaaataaaaaaaaatcaataatacgGCCAtgcaaaatcataaaaataatgctAAAATATGTAATACAGTAAAATGCATATCAGGGAGggctttcaaaaaattaaagttgataACATTGTTTTATATTGCGACTGTAAGAGAAGGTTTCTTTAAGAATCAGGTGGCTTATTGGTATAAAACTCCCATGTGACTTTAGATCTTAGATTTCATTGGTGGCACTATTTTCTCATTACAACAACAGTAATCAGCGATACTTTTTGATTAAGTAATTAAGTATGTCCTAACGTAATTCAATATCCCAGTTTGAATGATGAATTTTTACACACTGGATCAGAACCGTGCATACAAAAGCCAATAAAAGCTATTGCAGCATTTATTTGATGTACCTTTGACGTTTATAATATTCCCGTCAAtcatcattaatttattttataattgatggttataatttatttatccgAATTTACAAGTTAGttaaaagcaataataaaacatgttatattaataataataataataataatcctaataataataaaataaacatatctGATTTTGTACCAATGCCCCTCAGAGCAATGCTACTCTGAGTAAAAGCTCATACTGTAAATATGAACATAGTCCAAATATACGACCCACCGCAGACAAAGAAGAGGAAGTGGAAAATCTTTACTAAGCCATAGAAGACGTAATACAGCAATTCCCAAAGCACCCAATAAATTTCGTAATCTGCTATTTTAATGCCAAATTGCGATTGGGGATGAAATTAGCCTTTATTGGAACGTTTGGATTGGGATATAAATATAGACAAGAaagttctataaaaaataattttgtctgtGGATGAGCTAAACAAAATTTAAGGATGCTTAGCAAAATTTAGAAGAAGCATTTGAGAATTCGGAGTCGATAAAAAAAGAAGTCCTGTTAAAGGCATCGGTGACTGGACAAGGTTGATTGATTGTAGTTTAGTAGATGAGTATACACTTCACATAAGCCTAATGCCATGAATTTTAGAGTGGAAGATGAGTGAGTTGGCACTGTTATTGGCCGGTTTGCCAGAAGATTTTAAAGCAACGATTATGGCTCTAGAGAATAATGGAATACTTATAACGAGTGATTCTATTAAGGTGAAACACCTACAAGATGTTAGTTCACATTTTACCAAATCAGCAAATTTAAACACAGCAATATATTAGCGAATAGGGCTCCAGgcaaacaatttaataaaaactaaggcaAAACGGGTCTCACTGTAAAGGTGGAAAGCCCCCAGGGCAATCAAGGAGGCCAAAGTAAGGGTAAAAATACTGCTATTCTTGCATGTTGCTCTTCCAAAGAAATAAAGAGGGAGGCATGATTTTTGGACTCATGTGCCTCGGTCTATTTAACTAAAAACAGTTACTGGTTTGTTAATTGTGCTAAGAACAGTACTAACATTTTAACAGCCAATACCAATGACCTAGAGATTGTGTCTAAAGAGACAGTGGTCAATAATGTTAAATTAGTTGGTCAGAATAACGTGATTCCTGCTAATGCTGTGATTAATGCTCCCAATACAGCAGTAAACTGGTTATTATTAAGTAGAACTATGCAGAGAGATTGTTTTTGACAAATCTGGATAATTGTCTGAATGACTGCCAGAATAACTGACATGTCTAATCAACTTGTAGCGACTGGATCTAAACATAATggattttaaatcaattaatttgTATCATCAGAGGCTGGGACATACGAATAGGAAAAGCTTGATGTTGCTTCCAAGCATGTTAagagaacttgaaaaaattagtGCGTCTAATCATCCGTATATATGGAAGACAAGCTTTCTACTTGTTTTCTTGCTTGTCATTTAAATATAGTACAAGGAATACCAGTGAGATTTTGCAATTGGTCCATAGTGACTTCTGTGGACCAACTGCAAAATCCGTCTTtaggaaaatgtaaatacatttttacattAATAGATGACTAATCAAGGTTTATGTTCACATATTTCCTATCCGAGAAAAGCAAGTagttgattttcaaaaaaacttaaaatgtttgTGGAAAATcagagatttaaaaattaaaatgttgacAACCCATAATGGCACAGGGTACgtaaacaaaaagtttaaaaaagtttgttgaTAATTGTGGTATCATTCATGAAATAAAAGTTAGTCAAAAAGCAAATCGTACCATTTGTTAAAAGCTATGTGGTCTGATGTATGTTTGTCTAAGCAATATTGGAGGGAAGCAGTGAATACCGCCGTATATCTTCTCAATAGGTCTCGTACTAATGTAGTCTCTTGTAAAACTCCCTATGAGGTTACAGTAGGTATACAGAGAAACCCAATTTATGACATATGAAAGTTTTTAATTGTGAAGCTATGACGCAAGTCAaggaaattactttttatgggcTATGGAGAAAATATACCAAGAGATATAGATTAATACATccgaaaataaagaaaataagtttGACTAGGAATGATTTATTTTTGAGGATAAAAAACTGGGTAATGGCAAAATAGTAGAGCCAAAACTAAAGccaaaaaaaagtgttatatGGCCTGTTGAGGTACAGAAGGTTGAAGAAGAGTCGAATAGTAAAACAATGATAGTATAAAAAGTGAGGAGTTTGTTACAAACGAGGAAGAGCCCCAGGAAGAGTTAGTTGGTTAGCCCATGGTAACAAGAACTGGTAGGGAAGTTCTTAAGCCTGGGACCTTGACAGTTATGAAATATATTCAATTGATGAAAAGATGATTCAATAGATGAAAATATAACGTAGGGTCAGAGAGGGATGTGTCTTCTCGTACATACAAACTAGAATAACTGCTGTCATTCCTGATTCAATAAAAAGCAGCAAATGGTCATATGATTGGATTATAAAAACGTTGAAATCGAAGTTGTTGGTTTATTGGAATATTGAAGATCCGTTAAGATTTGCTAAGAACAGCATTGAATAGCatctacattaaaaattaattaaaacattgttCACCAGGTTTATTCTGTAAAACCAAAACTTGGTaaatctattttctattttCAAACCGTGAAATCTGAAGAACAGAGAAAGAACAACACCGACATCACCCTGTAATGGCTCATAGCACATTcgaaatccggctcgaaggaccaaatatTCGGGGGAGTACAATATAACTTGAGAGAAGATTTTCTCTAAATAAAGGAGGTCACAATTGCTTAATTATGCCACTGGAGAGACTTGCACAATATCAAATAAGCTCATTTAGTAGATACAAAGATAAGAAATTGAAATGGTTGGTGTAAATTATAGGAGATCATTGCtgtctttatttatatttagtttaatctTATTTTACTCACTTTTGCTTCTGTAACTGTTTATATACCACTGAGTTATTTACCATTATATACCACTTAATAACCGGCAGGTGCAAGATTTAAAGGAAAGTACCAAATTCCTACTGTGAAGTGTAGACGAAGGAATATAATGGTCTAAGGATTCTTCTCTCGATCTGCGACCGAGCCAATCATTAAAGTGCAGTGTAAAATATACTGCTTTCAAGATAAAGGAATATTAGAAAAGACAATACTAAGATCTTAAGACCATCTCAATCCCTTTGAAACACTTTGGGAcgtcttaaataattaaatttggatCCATCTGTTACTCAACATCAATAGGAattctttaaatcattaaacTAGAGTGGTTGCAATTTCCTTcagaaattctaaaaaaaatggttgaCTTTATGCCTAGGCAGTCTTAGTTAAAAGATATTCTACAGAATATTAAGAAATGTGTTTATCGTTATGTTAAtaagtttatgttttttataaaataataaaagtttccCTACTTCTACTCGaccttcaaaattatttatttactaaaagcAAAATTTTGAACAGAAATAATGTgggttaaaaaataagtaaatataacTTTAACTCAGATTCCAAATATTGAAGGCTGCAATAATAGCGAGGAACCAAATATACtcgtaattttaaaaagtttccatacttttttttactactGTATGTCAGgttataaatattcaaataataagcAAACGATCACGTGAAGGTTCTACTAAGACTAAGCTCCTCCCATAGATTGACGTGGCAATCCAAGATGGCCGCAAAAGCAATGTACCAGggaaatataaaaagttttctttggaaacttgttaaaattaaaatttttattcatctGCGTTATtcaagtataaaaactaaatattaaatgaccataataattaaaaatacaataactattaaatgtacaataaaaatatgaaaaaattaaaaagatagcCACGCCCCTTGTTTTGTTAAAGTCACATgatcaataatataataataagcaaATGGTCTCGTGATGACTCTaataaaatttggaattaaaGTAACTATGATAAACTAAAAGTTAAGTTAGTTTtttaacccaaactttaaattaccaaaaaaaggaTCACCAAAAATCACAAGAAATCACAATAGCAAGATGCACAAAACATTTATCAAATCTTTCAactacaatttaaatattggtaaatacaaaatcaataatgcaaaataaataatcaaatatacaaattttctacaattttgtgcaggaaacaaatataaaaagtaCCATAAAAAAATACCCTCTTAACGTAATATAAATAGCTACTCAACTTGTTTCTTGCACaaatactgttaaaaaaaaacaggaaaaagaTATTTACCTATAATCGCCTCAATAGTAATACATTTAGAATCAATTTCTCTTGCAAACTCCCTCACTGCCTGATTGGGATCCTCGTAAGTATGGGGATCAATGTAAGTCCTAGACGAGCCACTTATACCAGTAAACAATGGGGTAGTCACtagaggaaaatatatttttatttaaatgaacctactattatataaaattaaaaaaagaaaaacgaaaaaaaaaattaccattggTATGGGTCGTGACAATAGGAGGGTTTTCCAAACTGGCGTGGTGAACTAAAAGGGGGCGCAAAACGAACAAAACattaaacaaacataaatactttaacaaaataaaaaaaaaaacaaaagcaagaACATAGAGACCCAATACCAAACGTAAATGTTTTCACggaattagaattatttttttaaataacaatagtATGATATTTGCAAATATCACACTATTgagaaaaaacactattttttttctatatccaCTCTACTCTATATGTTCAGAAAGTGATTCTTTCCATCCATGTGCAAAAATGCAAGAATTTAAAGGCTcgtggaaaaataattttaatccctgtgaaaacattattttgaaatCTAAATCTAGACACTACTTACTGTAAGTAACTACCAATCCTGGGGTAAGGGAAGAGCATGAAAGTGCAATTTTAAAGGATCGTGTTAGATTTCTAAATTTGCTAATATTATCTAAcctaaatagtgtttttctattatATAGAGGGTTACTTAGTAAACCAAAATAGAgataattagtaataattattaGGTCTAGTCAGTTTGATAAGTTACAATATTATGTTTTCTGAATTCCCTTgcataatattttccaaatttttttaaaggatatattatactgaaaaaaaactaatttggcgttttttactttaaaaatgcttaattatttaataagggAAACCCACccttaaatctaaaataaatactGGAAACTTCATGAGACCAATACAAATCTAAAAGGGGAAATTCAGTGAACCTAATTGTGAAATGCATCTAAACACACCACCTAAATGTTTTTATGTGCCACACACCATTACAGCTAATCATAttcataaaatttcataaaaaaaaactatttttaatagaaatgttGAATAATTTTATCGTTTCctaaccttaaaataaaaactcaacAAAAAACTTACCTTCACCATTTCTATACTCCAAAGTGTCACAATCACTGGGTTGCTTCTTATTACACTCATCATTCGATCTGGATCTGATGAAGACCACGGTAAGCACAATTACTGCCACGAGCACCACAACTATAACCACGATCCCGCCTGCGACCAGTTGTAGTCTGAACCCTTCTTCAGCACCAACATAAGCTAAAACAACGTTTCTTGTTATATGTTCAATAATTGCACACTTGGGACTTACCAGTGTTCAAAACCTGCCCAGTAGTCTTAAACATAACTGGTGACCAAGCTCCCCAGCCTCTTGGTGTCTTAGCCCTGACCTGTAGTCCGTATTCGGTTCGTTGTTGAAGTCCCGTTATCGTTGCTATTAGTGTTGTGGTCAGGAAGCTGGTGGAGTTGCTGTATTCTTCGTTACGAGGGAACCACCTTGGGATAAAAAGAGAAGTTAGTTTACACgaaaatttaaagcaaattccttatttaaattaagaatcTTCAGtgaacacaaaaaataaatttgaataaaaggtCAAAACATCTGAGCACTTAACCACGCACTTAttacgatttatttatttatcaaaaacaaataggATGTTAACAGGCCAAAACCCGAAGGTACATCCACAAACTACAAAGTGTTTCAGGTGTACCTAACtagaaaaaatacaagaaagtgCTAAGTTCTCTTTCTATGTAGAGAGCGACATAATAAAGCTacagtaaaaaatatgaaattatataAGGAAAGCATACGACTTTACGGCGAATTCCTTGCTAAATTTGTTCTATACAAACAGACTGGAAACAAATaagaatttcgaaaattttgcTGAGGTATATGGAAAGGTATTTGAGATATTAAATAACTTGAATCAAtatgataattaattattttatggaGAAAAAACATGTCTGTGTAAGAGCGCCATGTTTCAgaatataattgatatttaGCTCTCTAAAGTTCTATTAAATTAGCATATAAGTTAAATGTACCAGTAGTTTTATCgtctaaaaatcttaaaaacgtattttgtattgttttcaatatatctggttaaataatttgaatgtttaaaaacaaataaagtgtAACAATTTGAcataatatttatcttatatacTGCATTTGCATTTTAATGGATATGGATATATCTCAACTCTCTATGATTGtacgtattttatttttgtcttctCCAT
This window encodes:
- the LOC126750645 gene encoding ephrin type-B receptor 2 isoform X4, with the translated sequence MGFVLRTLPVLAILIKWSQAEQVVLLDTTAEEASLDWTRYPYGPQSSTPGWVEESFTNFQKGINWRSYVVCDVAYNNANNWLWTPYIDRGEANRIYIEIKFTIRDCSLFPGNALSCKETFSLLYYEFDAATKEPPPWDADRYKLIGRIAAGEGRFNSNSEVNINTEVKSIPVTKKGVYFAFRDQGACISLLAIKIYYITCPEVTINFARFPATPTGKEVTIIEQAQGSCVSNAEVVGSQPIYLCKGDGKWTLPSGGCKCKAGFQPDMDKQTCNVCQPGTYKSEVGDTPCFPCPKFSQGPDYGLSECRCITGYYRAPADPKNLSCTQPPSAPQNLTVNFVDQSNVILSWLPPENQGGRSDTMYRIRCDACSLGLVQYNPPTDTFNETRIHISGLNAVTTYRFQIFAENGVSHLTMNNPEYADVVVTTEASVASSITNIRVTSVKSTEITLAWDAPITDGDLESDQVETYEVRWFPRNEEYSNSTSFLTTTLIATITGLQQRTEYGLQVRAKTPRGWGAWSPVMFKTTGQVLNTAYVGAEEGFRLQLVAGGIVVIVVVLVAVIVLTVVFIRSRSNDECNKKQPSDCDTLEYRNGEVTTPLFTGISGSSRTYIDPHTYEDPNQAVREFAREIDSKCITIEAIIGCYFQGGGEFGDVCKGKLKMNGAEIDVAIKTLKAGSLDKSRNDFLTEASIMGQFEHPNVIFLQGVVTKSNPVMIITEYMENGSLDTFLRANDGKFKVIQLVGMLRGIAAGMQYLSEMNYVHRDLAARNVLVNSELVCKIADFGLSREIESATEGAYTTRGGKIPVRWTAPEAIAFRKFTSASDVWSMGIVCWEVMSYGERPYWNWSNQDVIKSIEKGYRLPAPMDCPEAIYQLMLDCWQKERTHRPTFQSIVKTLDKLIRVPDTLRKIAQNRRPPLNHPSTANPWHLPQHTLQLPVSNPYFGSLQRGRPCIDSLRPLESMSAHYLPDVILLQNYEAILEQEIKKRFSSMLNVREEKLYSDTREHQMKELNTESWINSSAFDRNMYSGASSNVSSNFFNQRPHYYPNLDPNFLRMDDSIFNKRPDEVFQQNIYEKSPCFEPTNHQLINSFESNDLGVAQGSSVELFRQDRGVEGAKAKASWVDFDNL
- the LOC126750645 gene encoding ephrin type-B receptor 2 isoform X2; translation: MGFVLRTLPVLAILIKWSQAEQVVLLDTTAEEASLDWTRYPYGPQSSTPGWVEESFTNFQKGINWRSYVVCDVAYNNANNWLWTPYIDRGEANRIYIEIKFTIRDCSLFPGNALSCKETFSLLYYEFDAATKEPPPWDADRYKLIGRIAAGEGRFNSNSEVNINTEVKSIPVTKKGVYFAFRDQGACISLLAIKIYYITCPEVTINFARFPATPTGKEVTIIEQAQGSCVSNAEVVGSQPIYLCKGDGKWTLPSGGCKCKAGFQPDMDKQTCNVCQPGTYKSEVGDTPCFPCPKFSQGPDYGLSECRCITGYYRAPADPKNLSCTQPPSAPQNLTVNFVDQSNVILSWLPPENQGGRSDTMYRIRCDACSLGLVQYNPPTDTFNETRIHISGLNAVTTYRFQIFAENGVSHLTMNNPEYADVVVTTEASVASSITNIRVTSVKSTEITLAWDAPITDGDLESDQVETYEVRWFPRNEEYSNSTSFLTTTLIATITGLQQRTEYGLQVRAKTPRGWGAWSPVMFKTTGQVLNTAYVGAEEGFRLQLVAGGIVVIVVVLVAVIVLTVVFIRSRSNDECNKKQPSDCDTLEYRNGEVHHASLENPPIVTTHTNVTTPLFTGISGSSRTYIDPHTYEDPNQAVREFAREIDSKCITIEAIIGGGEFGDVCKGKLKMNGAEIDVAIKTLKAGSLDKSRNDFLTEASIMGQFEHPNVIFLQGVVTKSNPVMIITEYMENGSLDTFLRANDGKFKVIQLVGMLRGIAAGMQYLSEMNYVHRDLAARNVLVNSELVCKIADFGLSREIESATEGAYTTRGGKIPVRWTAPEAIAFRKFTSASDVWSMGIVCWEVMSYGERPYWNWSNQDVIKSIEKGYRLPAPMDCPEAIYQLMLDCWQKERTHRPTFQSIVKTLDKLIRVPDTLRKIAQNRRPPLNHPSTANPWHLPQHTLQLPVSNPYFGSLQRGRPCIDSLRPLESMSAHYLPDVILLQNYEAILEQEIKKRFSSMLNVREEKLYSDTREHQMKELNTESWINSSAFDRNMYSGASSNVSSNFFNQRPHYYPNLDPNFLRMDDSIFNKRPDEVFQQNIYEKSPCFEPTNHQLINSFESNDLGVAQGSSVELFRQDRGVEGAKAKASWVDFDNL